GGATGGACGCGAAGGCACCCGAAATCCTGCGCGCGCTCCAGCCTGCGAGCCGGATTGACGCTGTGCTTCCGGCCAAGGGGATGCTGGTCCAGTTGCCGCTTTGGCGCGAGGCGGCGTAACCCCTAGCCTTCCCCTGCATTACCCCCTACATAGCGCCCTTCAGAATCACGGCTACACAGGAGACTACACATAGCCCGTCCACCCCGGCGTTCGATGGCCCCGCCAGTCAAAAGCGGCCCTCGCTATGACGAATTCATTCAATCCGACAAGGTTCGCGTAATCGATCACGAAGGCGAAAACCTTGGCGTGATGTACACCCGCGAAGCGATGGAACAGGCCAACGAACTCGGCCTCAACCTGGTCGAAGTCTCTCCCAATGCCGATCCGCCGGTGGCCAAGTTTCTCGACGTGGGCAAGTACCGCTACGAGGCGCAGAAGAAGGCCAACGCCGCACGCAAGACCCAGAAGACGCAGGAGATCAAGGAGATCAAGATGCGTCCCAACATCGACACGCATGATTACGACGTGAAGATGCGCAATGTCTTCAAGTTCATCGAGCATGGCGACAAGGTCAAGATCACGCTGCGCTTCCGCGGCCGCGAAATGGCGCACCAGGACCTGGGCATGAACCTGCTCAAGCGGGTGCAGGACGATGTCGAGGAAGTGGCGAAGGTGGAAGCTTTCCCGCGGCTTGAAGGTCGCCAGATGCTGATGGTGCTGGCACCGAAGTAAGCGCGACCGACCAAGGTCCGGCTGCGATTTGGGCGTCCCTCACCGGACGCCCTTTTCGTTTCACGCCTCAGTCGATCCGGAAATCGAGCACTGTGAATCGAGCGGGGCCGGTGGCGTAGACGCCATGTCCGCGTCCGCCCTGCGATCCGAACACGAAACCAACCCGCTGCGCGTCAGCCAACGCCGCTTCGAACTCGCGCGGATAGGCGCGGTTGTCACCGCCCATCATCGCGATCCACGGTTCGTCGAATGAAATGCTCACCGTGTGCGTACCCCGCTTGAGCGGCATGGTCCGTGCGGTCGGCGCATACCAGCGATGGCGCGGCTGCTTGGCC
This region of Altererythrobacter sp. CAU 1644 genomic DNA includes:
- the infC gene encoding translation initiation factor IF-3, encoding MAPPVKSGPRYDEFIQSDKVRVIDHEGENLGVMYTREAMEQANELGLNLVEVSPNADPPVAKFLDVGKYRYEAQKKANAARKTQKTQEIKEIKMRPNIDTHDYDVKMRNVFKFIEHGDKVKITLRFRGREMAHQDLGMNLLKRVQDDVEEVAKVEAFPRLEGRQMLMVLAPK